Genomic DNA from Shewanella woodyi ATCC 51908:
CACAGTTTACGGGATCATTTGCCGCATCTTCAAGGTACTTTTTATGCTTACTTTTTGCTTGGACACTGAGACGCCACTTATGGTGCTCACCCCATAAGCTTTGCTCACCACGCCACTCTATGTCACCGTTTTCTGTGCAGAGTTCTCGCGGTGTGCCGGCCTGATCTGTCACTATATAGTGCAGCTCTGAGGCTAAGTTATCTGCTGTTTCCTGTGAATTTTGACCATGATTTTGAGTTAATTGAGCGAGTGGCCTAAAACTATTTGGCTCATAGACCCACTGTGTGGTGTGAGCCAGCGTGCCATCGGCATAGCACTTTTGCTGTTCAACAAGATTATTGCCGTCCCACAGATAACGAAACTGTGAGGGGGTATTTCGCAGCTCTTGCTCCTTAGTGCTCTGTTTTATCTTAGCAATACGGCGACCGAAAGGATCGTATTGGTAGTGCCAGCAATCTCCATTGGCAAGACGCACTTGAATGAGTTGGTCTTCCTCATCCCATTGGTAGAAGGTAGTTTGCGGCCTAAAGCCGGCTTTTCTGGTGCATTTCTCAACCGCTCGACCATTAGCATCATAACGGTAGGTATGATCTCCAACGGTCTCAACTCGGCCTGCTTGTTGATACTTAAGTGCTTTTTCAACTCGCTTTTGTACAAAATCAATCACATTACCGTTATCGGCAGATAACACTTGGCTCGATTGCGTCAGGTTTTGCTCACTGTCGTAGCTAAATGCCTGTGTTTGTTGTGCTTGCCCTGTCTGCGCTGTGCCTTTTGCAGCCCCTTTTACAGTCCCATTTTCAACCCCAGGGGCATATTGCTTATGCTGAGTAATTTGACCTACTGAGTTATGCTCAAACTCACTGAGACCCCAGTGGCTGTCATCAATCTGGCTGATCTGATTTAATGCGTTATATTGATAACTGCGCTGAAGATGCTGATAACGACTGTCACCTTTGCCCCTTGCTGTAGCTTGATGTACGTTATTAAACGGCTCGCTCCCTTCACCCATCAATGACTCAGCATGATGAGCTGAAGGAATAAGTTGCTGATTTAACAGTAATCCATCTGGTCCATGTTGCTGAGCTAAATGAAAACCTAATCCATTGCTGCGCTTAGTTTCTTGACCTAATTGATTATGGGAAAACGCTAACGGATGATAAGCGCCTATCTGCAGACCTTTCAGTTGACCTAGCTGCCAATTAAACTCAATCGCATCAGCTGCTGGATGGTAAGATTCTCCTTCGGTGTTCTCACGTTCGATTCGGCTTCGTAGGCCAGTATTTGTATACTGACTACTAACACGATGGCCATTTAATTGCTCAGTTATGCGCCTTCCTAGTTCATCGTACTCAAACTCGATAAGCGCATGGTCATTTTCAGCCTTGAGAAGCTGTGAGGCCTCATCATATTCAAAATAGGTATTACCAGTTATTCGTGCATCTAGATCGCGGCTCTGTTTTTGAGTTAATCGACCAACAGCATCATAAAAATAGTGCAGGCTTGTACCATCGGCAGCTGTTTTACTGCTAATACGACCTGCACCTTCATAGGTAAATTTGGTGATCCGACCGTCGTAGTGACGCTCCTCAATAATTTGGCCACTGGTATTGTAGTGATAACACCACTCTTGTTGCTGACTGTTAATCACACCTTCAAATTGACACTCTCCATTATAACGATATTGCGTCTTAGCACCTTGGGGATCGAGACTGGCCAACATCTTATCGAAGGCGCCATACTCATAGTGGAATTGATGGCCTAGTGCGTCGGTAAAGCGGGTAACATTGCCCTCAATGTCATAGTCATAAACACTTTGAGTACCATCCTCATGGGTGATCGCTCTTGGATAAGGCAAACTCCCCTGATAGTGCCACCGCTGTACTCGTTTTCGCTCTGCTGCCACCCCTTCACCGACAGAGGCCTCAGATGACACACGAGTTTGAGTCGATAAACGCCCCAAGACGTCATAATCTAGCATCAGCTTCTCACCAAGAGGCGGAAGGATCTCGGTTAATTGACCAGAATCATTATATTGATAACCTGTCTGTGCTCCTTCGGGCGAAATCACCCAAGCCACTTGACCTAAACTGGTATATTGATAAAACCACTGCTGATTAAGTGGGTCCGACATACAAGTTAAATTACCTTGGACGTCATACTCATACTTCCAAGTAGCTCCAAGGGGGTTAATATGCCCAATCAATCGGCCGTTATCGTCATACTGATAGGATGTCACACTCCCATCGGCTGCAATAACCTGCTCTACCTGCCCCCACGCATCGTAGCTAAACTCGGTTCGCTCCCCTAAGGCATTGCTTTGAGCTACTAGCTGATTATCAAGCCACTCATTGTGTATTTCATCACCATTAGGAAAGATGATCCGCACGATATTATTACGCTCATCGTGGTAATACTGTTGAATCCCATCAATAGCACTCTTGTAATAAACGATGCGATTAGCATCATCAAAACGTATTTGATCGCTAAAGCGGCCTTCGGCGCCTCTCGATGCAATAGCACGTCCCTTGTCATCATAATCATGCTCAACCCAGGTCTGACTTAAATCAGACCAGCGCAGCAGATACCCCTCTTCACTGTATTGATAATCAAAACTGCAACCGGGCGCCGCACGACAACTGAGCATCTGTCCATGCCTATCGTACTCATAACGGGCTAGTGTCTGGATTGGATTAAGCTCACTATCAAGTAACGTGAGCTTGCTGATGCGGTGGTGATGACAATCCACCTGAATTTGCTGACCATCGGCTAACACAATCTGCTTTAATGTGCCGCGATCATAGAGAAAGTGATTACTGTTGCCCTTACCATCACTTATTTTAGTGAGCAGCAAGGTCGTGCCCATTGCATGATCAAAGCAGTATATAAGGCCACTCACATGGCGCATCACCAACTGCTTATTCTGTCGTGTTAAACGCCATTCAGGCAGATGAGCAGCAAGGCTCTCCTCCCCCTCTTTTGGCAAAAGATAGACCGCTTGAGTGTATTGCTCATCGGTGAAAGTCGCCTGTTTTCCTTCAAGCTCAAGGCTCATATCCCAAATACTTCGCCAACGCGAGCCTAATAAACCAGGTAGCATCAAGCCTGCAGAGTGATAAAAACGTTTTTGGATTAAAGGGAGGCGACCGTTAAGAGTAAAATCGGTGCGCCAATCGACAACATAGCCGGTTGCCATATCAATAGGGCAGCCTTTAGTGCACACCCCCTCCTTACTTGATACTCCTCCATTTTTCTTACCCACTTCAGCCTTAGCGCCAGCATTATCTACCTCACCGCTATTTTTGCCCGCATTGGCCTGCACTTTTGGTTTTTTGCTTGCTTTAGGCCTAGGTGTTCCACTGACTTTAGTAACGATTTTACCAATAAACTCTGAGACCTTAGTGCAGATCCAACTAATCATCTCATCTATCTTTTTAGACAGCTTCATCATGACGTCGATTAAGGATTCAAATGCCCCCTTCATCAAACGAATTATCCAGCTGGATTTAGCCGCATTCGCTATAGTACGTCTTAATCCATCGATGATCTTATTGAGCAGGGCAATGGCATCTTTTCCCTTCTCTCTTATGCTCTTCTCGAAGGTCGAAAGAAACTTGACTAAGTTGCCATTTGATAAGCCTCTTAGTGTCTTTATAGCAAACTGAATCGACTTTGAATCAGATTTTTTCATCGCTTTGATAATGGCATTACCAGATTTTTTAAGGGCATCACCTAAGCCTGGAATAAAGCCTATAACTGCTAAGCTACCCGCAGCCCAATGCCAAGGATCACTTCGATTTTCCTCATATCGATAAGTTTGCCAGCCCCAATCACCTAAGTCATAAATATCAACCGCTTGGCCCACAACAGGGATAAAACCAACTGCCACTTGGCAAAAAAGCAGTACTGCACTGTTATCGCCCGCTTTACTGACAACCTCTGCAGGCAGACTGGTGTGAATTTTGTTGATCGCAATTTTTAATGATTTACTGCCATCATTAATCTGATCGTTAAGCTCCCAAAACCGTTTGTAGGCAGGTTCATATTCATCGGCAACATCCATAAAAAAACTGGTGTCATCGACATCAACTTCATTGTCTGAACTGTCGCTGGCGTCATACTCTAAGTACCCCTTATTACGCAGTAAGGTAAACAGAGTAAAATACTCTCCAGCCAGTGCTGCATATTCAGGATTATCTTGTATTACAGGGTTATTAATGACCGTTTTGGGCGGTTCGAAATCATCACTCCCCTCATCAAGAAGCATATCGAAACCACCACAGCCCATATCTTTAATAAGACATAAACCTTTTTTATCTGTCTTGCCTTGGATCTCTTTGTTATTACTGTCGGTAAGAATAAAAGGCGCTTCAGGGACAGGCTTACCATCGTCATAGTGGTAATGGAGCAGAGCGGTACAGCCACACTCAGTGCATCCACCTGATACGACATTATCGGTAGAAAAGTTTTGTTCAGCCGCTTGCTCACTAGATATCAACTCTGCCTTACGATCGTTACTCATACTGAAACTTCCTTATCCAGTTCATTTAAGGCAGCTTGATAGAGCTTTTCCATCTTAGTTTTTGTGCCCTCTTGTTTCGCCTTTAACACTTTTTTTGCCCACTCTTGGCTAACAAATGTTTGGCCAAAAATGAGCGATAAACTTAAAAACTTCACCGTGTCCTGTCGATTACTAAAACCTTGATCATTCGCCACTTTTGTCTGCTGTTCAACAAAGCTGTGTAGACGCTCTTTAGGCCAGCTTAAGGTCTCTTTATGGTGAGTTTTCAGATGATCTTTATAGGCAGCAAACTGATCGCCTTGCTCCATATGCTCAAGGGCATGCCATTGCTGCTCACTTAACTGCTGAGGTGTGCGTTGAGGGATCTCTGATTTTTGCTTCACTAAACGAGTCATGGCGCTTAAGGTTTCTCCCTCAAGTGAGACAAATTGAGCAATGGGGCCAAAAATGGCCGATACTTCATCGTTACTGCTGGCCTGCATCAAGGTCGACAGTACTTTCCAATCGCTTAAGCGTAATAGCCTTGATTCTCCGTTTTGACTCTCTAACCAGGTCCACTCCCTTAGGTGGCTCAATAGCTCTGTTAGCTGTTGGGCTGGCGTATAGGCATTCATATACCACTCAAGTTGAATGCCTACTCCCCAATGTGCTTGATGGCATACCTTCTCTTTAAGCATCGGCCAGTTATCTTCGGTCACATTGATAAGGTAGGGCGAGATAGAAGCGTGTATTCGACCCGTTTCATCCCAATAAAGGCGAGAGTACTCTAGCGAGAAGCCATTGATATTTTCAGCCAGTGAAGGAACCTCATCATTGATGGCTGACTCAGCGAGAATAAAGCAGCCACCTTCAGCAATTGTGCTTAACCACATCTCAGAATCAATGTCTGCTATCTGCACGTTAGAATGCTTTTTCTCAGTCATGCCGCATCACTTCCTTGTTCTACACCCGCGAGCCACAATGCCTGTTTAGCTCGAAAAATCTCATCATAAATGGGTGGATTAAGTTGGTTAAACATCTGAATACTTGTTCGAAGGTCATGCTTAAGCATCAGCGCTTTAAATGCCTCCTTTTCAAAGTAATCATGTTCTAAAACAAACCGGTACACAGCGAATGTTTCAAATGAAAATTCACTCTCATCGGGGTAACTCTCTTTTGCTACTTCGATGCTGTTTAAGAAAAGCCAACTAAGTTGGTCAATATTGAGTTCAAAGGAGAAGTACTGTGAAAGCCGCAAAAAGATATCGTTAACCATACGATGGCGGCGTTGGCTTCTGCTAAGCAGCTCATACTGACTATCACTGAGCCTATAGGGATTATCACGACTAAATATCACTTCAGTTGCCGCCGCAGTACCAGCAGGCTTTGATAAGAGTGAGAAGCGAACCTCCCCCTTTCCATCACTTTGAGCAACTTGCTCTTCATCAGGCACTGACTCACAAGGCAGGTAGAACTGTGTGTTAGCGCCCAAGAAATCGAGCTGCTCTTGTGAAGATAAGCTGGGCCAGAGCATTGCAAGCACAACAGGGGAATAACAAGCTAGAAGCTCTTGCTCACCGTTAGGGTAAATCGCGGATATCCTTTGGTGCCAAAAGTGACGTAACTCAGTCAACGAACATTGGCTTTCAAGCAAAATACAGGCTTTATTGAATAAGCTTGTCTGCTCAAGTAACCAATAATAGAGGGTTTCACCAGCCCCTCCCTCCTCTATAACCACTATCAGAGGGGAGGCAGACATTAGCGCTTCATAGGAAGACTCTTGAAAAAGATAGCACCATAACTGTCTTGCCTTAGGCTGAAAGCTGGACCAAAAAGTCCAAAAATCATCATAATGATTGGGATCAACAAGCAGAAATACTTGCCTATTTGAACCTTCACTTAAGATCTTAAAGAGATCGTATTGCTTAGAATGCTCAGCAAGACTGCGGTTATCACTCATGACTGCAGCCTCCTAGCCGCCATTAAAATCCTTGCCACCCTCACGGGTGGATACTGCCTAACCTTTACGAGAGCTGTTTAATTGGCTGGCCTACCGTTTTTCTCCCACATGGCTCGCACCTCTTGTGGCGTTGGTGGCGGAAATTTAACCCCTTGATCAATAAGGTGCTGCTTAATTTTCATCACCCAAGGGTAGTTGAAACTATCTGGCGCAATAATCCCATCTTCAATAGGTTCATATACGCTCCACGCTAGATCTGAGCCAGTATCGTCGTAAATATAGGGATCTGCGCCTTTAAGTAGGAAGAAATAGGCAAACTCATACTTCATGATATAAGTAGGATACAGAGCACTATTGCTACCACTTCTGTCCTTCAGGTTCACGTCAGCGCCATACTCCAATAAGGTGTTGATGTTGTCCCAGTTCTCGCCTCCAATGGCATCAAACATAGCAGGCATGCCATCACTATCGATAGAATTGGGGTTACCTCCCGCTTCAAGCAGCATTTCTAGCCACTCAGGAGCATAATCACGCGCAACTAATGTGACCGCATTATCACCATCTCCGTCGGAAAAATTTGGATCTGCGCCTAAATCCAAAGCACGTTGTGTGGCCTTTAAATCATTAGTTTGGGTGATCAACCAGAGTAGCGGCGTGATCTCCTCATTACCCAATATATTGAGTTCTACTCCCTCAGCAATAAGCTGTTTTGCGGTGCTGATATCATCAGCTTGAATGCTCTTTAACAGCTGCACCATATTTGGTTCAAAAAACAGTTCTGCTTTCATATTTGTGTCTTCCCTCGCAATGGCAGAAAAATAGCAAGCCGAAAAAAGGCCCAATAGTAGAGATAACCCAAGGGTAAATGTTCGTTTAAATCTCATTATTGTCCCCAGTGGTATTGCGTCAATGTAGTAATATCTTGTTTTTTCTGCGCCTCGATCCCCGCAATCACTTGATCCATACCATGACGGGTAACTGGGTTACCACCTTCGATACTTTTAAGTTCTCGCATATTACCCGGAGCTTCTGGCGCGGCGCCGCTATTGAGAATCGCAGCCCCTAATATCCCACCGATTGCCGTGCCCACTGTGCCACCTAAAGCACTGCCAACACCCGCTAATAATGGGGCAACCACACCTCTATTACTCTGTAGTAGAGTCAGCACTTCACCATCAACGGACTGGCTTTGTATCAACCCCTTAATTTTTTCCATCTTTAACCCTCCCTGACGGCTAACAGTATTCTCGTGTAAACCGGCCGAGTTAAAGCTATAACCCTTAATTCCTGTCACACCGACCGCACTCGCTGCTAAGCCTCCACCTAAAGAGTGGCCTACAATTTCAACCTCTTTACCTAGAGAGCGTTTAACTTGCCGCGCTAAATGCATCGCCTGATCATACTGCTTTGTCTGTTTACCAATACCTTGAGCACCATTAGTTTTCCAGTCTTTTTTCCCAGTAACACCATTATTGGTACCTCGGTAGGTCAGCATGGTGGCATCATTTATTTCTGATTTAAATATGGCAGCACCAAATCCAGATTTTTTACTCATTACCACTGCATTTTCTAACCCGGGAATTGTTTTAGTATCAAGTACTTCAAGCCCAACAGGTGCTTCAGGTAGTGGGTATTTTGCAGGATCCCGTCGGTTCTCATCGACTCTATAGACATACTGCGCCGCTTCAGCACGTAAAATACTGTCATTATTAAAATCTAACCTTTCACTGGCCGCTTTAATTTTAGGGTCACTTTCATTTGCTGTGGAGCTTGCCAACTTTTTACGTGCCTGATAGCGCGCTTTTCTCTGCTTCACCGTTGTAACGACAGAATCCGCGGTGATGAACTGATTAGCAGGCTCTCCCCATTTGATGGCCGCTAAAATCGGCATGGGCGCCATCGCTAACAGCGGCGTGTTATCTTTAACTGCATTTTCACCACATTTATGCGTCGGCGATTTATAGGGGGTATCACCTATAAGTACATCGCCACTGCCTGCTGCAACTGAGCCGCCACAACCCACAGCATCACCAACACGAGCAGCAGGTTTACCATTGATAGAAACATTAGATGACCCCGCAGAGATACTGCGACCATGGATACCGTGGGGCATATTTGGACAGGGGCAAGCATGCAGCAATACCGTGTCACCTTTACGCGCAGCGGGCTTGCCGTTAATGCTAACATCACCACTGCCTGCGATAATAGGCGTTGCAGGCATACAACCATGGCCTGCACAACTATCCCCTAATCGAGCTGCTTTTGGCATAACGCTTCCTTAACGCCTATCAGCAGTTTCTGGGATTGAAGGTTTAGCGGGCTCTTCTGGTTTCACCGCTTTAGGCGCTGTCCCTGTTCCAGGGGATCCGCCCTCATTTATCTTCACTTTACTGCCAGAGATAGTCACACCACCGCTATCAATCTTAATAAAGCCACCGGGACCTTTAATAGTGAGTTCATCACCAGCTTCGAGGACGATTTTACTTGCTTTAAGATAGCTCTCGTTATCGACTTTGATCTGTTGATTGGCGCCAATTATCTTCTCTTCCGAGGCTGCAATACTCGTCTGGCTAGCACCATCAATTTGAGTAATGATGCCCCCGCCAATATAACGCTTAACCATACCTACCACTCGGTGAATAAGGTTACGTCCAACAAGGACTTGATGATCCCGCCCAACTTGAGCTATCTCATCTTGTCCTATTGTTGTATGGCGGTGCTGCTTAACCAGTTCAAATTTGTCATGTTCAACAGTCAGATGCTGATCGTAGCCAATCTCCTCTCTATGAATATTGTTAATCACCATATCCATATCTTTCTGTCCATGAACATAGATCTGCTCACGACTGGCCTCATCTTCAAAACGCAGTTCATTAAACCCTTCGGCTTTATGACTCTGGGTTTTAATCACGGTTCGGGTTTTATGATTAGGCAAGATATAGGGGGTTACATTGGTGGTGTGATAGGCTCTACCTGTAATAATTGGCTGATCGGGATCGCCCTCTAAGAAGCTAACAATCACTTCATGACCAATACGTGGCACAGCCATCATGCCATATTGCCCCCCAGCCCAACCTTGACTGACTCGAACCCAGCAGCTGGAGTGCTCGTTACTCTCTCCATATCTGTCCCATGGGAACTGGACTTTTACTCGGCCAAACTCATCACAAAATATCTCTTCATTTTTGGGGCCAACCACAATGGCAATTTGTGGACCTGTAACCAAAGGCTTACTGTTTGGCTCAGCCTGCCAAGGGTTATTACCTGGGATTGCATGAAATTGATTACTGTAACGTGTGGGCTTTTGTGTGTTTGCCTCTTCAGCTGCCGCCCCCTGCTCACCAGTGTGTTCAATCGACGTTAATATCCAGTCACGATTAAGCGCTCGGTCATTATGTTCAATGAGATCGAACTTAAAACCTGGGATAGCCTGCAAAATATTACTCTGCCCTGTGGCAACTTGAGCATCACGGCGCAGATATTCTTGACGAACTTGTGTAATAGGAACCCCAGCAGCATCATCTTTATAGCGACCAGGGTAATCAAAATGCTCATAGTCAGGCTTTTGAAACTTGAGCTCTTGGCCCTTACTGCTTTGCAGAAAACTATATTGAGGCTTCTTAAAGCTGTAATCTTTTAAGCTGATATTAGCGGGCTTAATTTGGTGTTGGTAACTAAATTGATTAACAAAGGTGTTTTCGGCAACTCCACCACTGAGCACGTTATAGGGAAATGGGCTTTTTAAGCCACTCAATTTACTTGTGCTGTCACAGAAGATAAGTGTGTGAACATCTTGAGTATGCTCAAAATAGTAAAACAGCCCCACTTCCGCAGCTAAACGGCTGATAAACTCGAAATCCGTTTCACTGTATTGAACACAATACTCACGTACTTCAGATTCAAATCGTGCATCACAGCTAAAGGCGTAATCACTTATCCCCATCTCATTTAGCAGGGTTGAGATGATGACAAGTACATTTTGCTGCTGGAATATTCGACTATTCTTTCTTAATTTCAGGCGTGATAAAGCGGGAACGATAGTGACATTGTATTGAGTATGATGATGACCACTGTCACCTTTACTGAACTGACTGACGATGCCATGAACATGTCGCTCAACACTCTCCCCTTGCGACCAGCTCATTAAACCGGTTTGATCAACAATCGCCTCAGGGGTCAGATTATCGAGCCGACTCAGCAGAGTGAGCTTAACTTCAAAAGGACTCGATAAGCTTTCAATAAAATTGAAATCAAGCACGTCAAAGCTATCATCAGCTAAGCTTTGCGCTTTAAAATGAAACCGCAATCCGGAGCCTAAAAGCGCCATACCAATATCCTTATCTAAATGGGGCAACCTCATTATTCCAATGAGATTAAAAATCAAAGGCTAAAACATTCAAAACTCATGCATTCAACATTCATTTAAAAGAATGCGCTAACCTATGATCTTTACTGATTAAACTGTCATGAAAAAATATGAAGCATAACCGTGCCAATTAAGCCTTCTATGTAAACGGGAGCACCTAAGTGCCCCGCTTATTCACCTTAAGCACCGCTTACTTAACGTAAACCAGTGCTTATCAGTTTTACGACCGATTTTATGCTTCGATCGGCTTACGCCAGTCATCAGAACCAGAAGTACCAGCAACGGTATGATCCCAGTCGATTTTACGGTAAGCCATAGACACAGTAACCAGCTGAGTAAAATCAGATTTATTAGGATCTTGACAGTGCGGCATCTGACATTGAATATCGATGATCGTCGCGCCCTCTAACTTAGTACTGAAGTAATGCTCCTGCTTACCTTCAACTGAAGTGCGGTACCACTTGAGTTCAACTTCAGTGATCTTCTCACCTGAAGCTAAAGAGTTGTACATCAATGGCACTGCTTTGTTTAGCGCAACGGTAAACTTAAATGGTTTGTGCACACGCTGGCCAGATGGTTGTCCAGATTGAGGGTCTGTCGGCACAGTCACGATATGATCAAACTCTTGAACCAGCATCTCATCTTCATGGCCTTCGACAAAAATGTCACCGACAGAATCAGCAGTAAACGCGCCCGCAGTGATATCGCCCTGAGTCTGTCCTTTGATTGAGATATAACATGGTGTTGGCATGGATAATTCCTTTTAAATAAGTAGTGGATTAGAATTGGTTTAGTGATAAACCTAATGTCTATATAGCGAGTATCGTGCCAACTTTTAAGTCATTGATATAACAGGCCATTGCTATATCTAGTTGTAGGCTGGGCAATAAATGGCCCAGTGTTGAGCAAGATATGGCCCAGCGAGCAATAAATGGCCCAGCTGGACTTTTAGTAGAAATATTTAAAGAAATTATCTCTCCCCATCTTGAGATATAACGTCACTGCTAGGCTGAGAACTTAGCTCTAGTTGCAGTGTACCAGACTCATCAGACTGTTGATTGTGGAGCTGTTGGGCAAGCAAGGTTCTTTTTATCAACAAAGCCTTTAACTGGCTATTCAACTGATTAAGTTCAACTTCTGCCCTGGCATACTCCTTGTCCTCTAACAGATCCCCAATGTAATAAGTTCGTCCTAAAATAGGTGATAAGCTGCTGGCATATTGGGCAATAGAGAGGGTTTCTTGCTTCATTTTATTGCTACTTTCTGGCAAAGCCTGTGAAAGCTGGCTTAAATTAGCCATGATGGTTCTTGCGTTAGCAAACCTTTGATAATTTTTATCTAACTCAACCAGTAAGCTCACTTGTTCAGGATAGA
This window encodes:
- a CDS encoding RHS repeat-associated core domain-containing protein produces the protein MSNDRKAELISSEQAAEQNFSTDNVVSGGCTECGCTALLHYHYDDGKPVPEAPFILTDSNNKEIQGKTDKKGLCLIKDMGCGGFDMLLDEGSDDFEPPKTVINNPVIQDNPEYAALAGEYFTLFTLLRNKGYLEYDASDSSDNEVDVDDTSFFMDVADEYEPAYKRFWELNDQINDGSKSLKIAINKIHTSLPAEVVSKAGDNSAVLLFCQVAVGFIPVVGQAVDIYDLGDWGWQTYRYEENRSDPWHWAAGSLAVIGFIPGLGDALKKSGNAIIKAMKKSDSKSIQFAIKTLRGLSNGNLVKFLSTFEKSIREKGKDAIALLNKIIDGLRRTIANAAKSSWIIRLMKGAFESLIDVMMKLSKKIDEMISWICTKVSEFIGKIVTKVSGTPRPKASKKPKVQANAGKNSGEVDNAGAKAEVGKKNGGVSSKEGVCTKGCPIDMATGYVVDWRTDFTLNGRLPLIQKRFYHSAGLMLPGLLGSRWRSIWDMSLELEGKQATFTDEQYTQAVYLLPKEGEESLAAHLPEWRLTRQNKQLVMRHVSGLIYCFDHAMGTTLLLTKISDGKGNSNHFLYDRGTLKQIVLADGQQIQVDCHHHRISKLTLLDSELNPIQTLARYEYDRHGQMLSCRAAPGCSFDYQYSEEGYLLRWSDLSQTWVEHDYDDKGRAIASRGAEGRFSDQIRFDDANRIVYYKSAIDGIQQYYHDERNNIVRIIFPNGDEIHNEWLDNQLVAQSNALGERTEFSYDAWGQVEQVIAADGSVTSYQYDDNGRLIGHINPLGATWKYEYDVQGNLTCMSDPLNQQWFYQYTSLGQVAWVISPEGAQTGYQYNDSGQLTEILPPLGEKLMLDYDVLGRLSTQTRVSSEASVGEGVAAERKRVQRWHYQGSLPYPRAITHEDGTQSVYDYDIEGNVTRFTDALGHQFHYEYGAFDKMLASLDPQGAKTQYRYNGECQFEGVINSQQQEWCYHYNTSGQIIEERHYDGRITKFTYEGAGRISSKTAADGTSLHYFYDAVGRLTQKQSRDLDARITGNTYFEYDEASQLLKAENDHALIEFEYDELGRRITEQLNGHRVSSQYTNTGLRSRIERENTEGESYHPAADAIEFNWQLGQLKGLQIGAYHPLAFSHNQLGQETKRSNGLGFHLAQQHGPDGLLLNQQLIPSAHHAESLMGEGSEPFNNVHQATARGKGDSRYQHLQRSYQYNALNQISQIDDSHWGLSEFEHNSVGQITQHKQYAPGVENGTVKGAAKGTAQTGQAQQTQAFSYDSEQNLTQSSQVLSADNGNVIDFVQKRVEKALKYQQAGRVETVGDHTYRYDANGRAVEKCTRKAGFRPQTTFYQWDEEDQLIQVRLANGDCWHYQYDPFGRRIAKIKQSTKEQELRNTPSQFRYLWDGNNLVEQQKCYADGTLAHTTQWVYEPNSFRPLAQLTQNHGQNSQETADNLASELHYIVTDQAGTPRELCTENGDIEWRGEQSLWGEHHKWRLSVQAKSKHKKYLEDAANDPVNCDLRYQGQVFDSETGLYYNRHRYYDPETCQYLSPDPIGMAGGLRTQAYVHNPMEWVDPFGLAACPTAEAPQTHQINSAVDAPEGAGTYSFRDNRGNQYTGSTNNFNSRMADHIRDGRLPPGREVTFTQVNAPGRTEQGARRVRRFFEQKQIGLDSEGVPLPNKTSGWRSVSADKWSTYTDGNGNIDFTNPYFN
- a CDS encoding DUF4123 domain-containing protein, translated to MTEKKHSNVQIADIDSEMWLSTIAEGGCFILAESAINDEVPSLAENINGFSLEYSRLYWDETGRIHASISPYLINVTEDNWPMLKEKVCHQAHWGVGIQLEWYMNAYTPAQQLTELLSHLREWTWLESQNGESRLLRLSDWKVLSTLMQASSNDEVSAIFGPIAQFVSLEGETLSAMTRLVKQKSEIPQRTPQQLSEQQWHALEHMEQGDQFAAYKDHLKTHHKETLSWPKERLHSFVEQQTKVANDQGFSNRQDTVKFLSLSLIFGQTFVSQEWAKKVLKAKQEGTKTKMEKLYQAALNELDKEVSV
- a CDS encoding DUF4123 domain-containing protein, with the protein product MSDNRSLAEHSKQYDLFKILSEGSNRQVFLLVDPNHYDDFWTFWSSFQPKARQLWCYLFQESSYEALMSASPLIVVIEEGGAGETLYYWLLEQTSLFNKACILLESQCSLTELRHFWHQRISAIYPNGEQELLACYSPVVLAMLWPSLSSQEQLDFLGANTQFYLPCESVPDEEQVAQSDGKGEVRFSLLSKPAGTAAATEVIFSRDNPYRLSDSQYELLSRSQRRHRMVNDIFLRLSQYFSFELNIDQLSWLFLNSIEVAKESYPDESEFSFETFAVYRFVLEHDYFEKEAFKALMLKHDLRTSIQMFNQLNPPIYDEIFRAKQALWLAGVEQGSDAA
- a CDS encoding ankyrin repeat domain-containing protein; translation: MKAELFFEPNMVQLLKSIQADDISTAKQLIAEGVELNILGNEEITPLLWLITQTNDLKATQRALDLGADPNFSDGDGDNAVTLVARDYAPEWLEMLLEAGGNPNSIDSDGMPAMFDAIGGENWDNINTLLEYGADVNLKDRSGSNSALYPTYIMKYEFAYFFLLKGADPYIYDDTGSDLAWSVYEPIEDGIIAPDSFNYPWVMKIKQHLIDQGVKFPPPTPQEVRAMWEKNGRPAN
- a CDS encoding PAAR domain-containing protein, with the protein product MPKAARLGDSCAGHGCMPATPIIAGSGDVSINGKPAARKGDTVLLHACPCPNMPHGIHGRSISAGSSNVSINGKPAARVGDAVGCGGSVAAGSGDVLIGDTPYKSPTHKCGENAVKDNTPLLAMAPMPILAAIKWGEPANQFITADSVVTTVKQRKARYQARKKLASSTANESDPKIKAASERLDFNNDSILRAEAAQYVYRVDENRRDPAKYPLPEAPVGLEVLDTKTIPGLENAVVMSKKSGFGAAIFKSEINDATMLTYRGTNNGVTGKKDWKTNGAQGIGKQTKQYDQAMHLARQVKRSLGKEVEIVGHSLGGGLAASAVGVTGIKGYSFNSAGLHENTVSRQGGLKMEKIKGLIQSQSVDGEVLTLLQSNRGVVAPLLAGVGSALGGTVGTAIGGILGAAILNSGAAPEAPGNMRELKSIEGGNPVTRHGMDQVIAGIEAQKKQDITTLTQYHWGQ